The genomic segment CATCGAGTTGATGGAAAGCAATCTGTCCGAACCGCTCTCGCTGCTGGATATCGCCGATGATGCGGACCTTTCACGCAGGCAAGTGGAGCGGCTGTTCCGGCAGGAAATGGGACGTTCCCCCGCCCGCTACTACCTCGAGATCCGGCTGGACCGGGCGCGGCATCTTCTGGTGCAGTCGGCTATGCCGGTGGTCGAGGTGGCGGTCGCCTGCGGCTTCGTCTCGGCTTCGCATTTCTCGAAGTGTTATCGCGAAATCTACAATCGCACGCCGCAACAGGAGCGCGCCGAGCGCAAGCTGGTGATGAGCGCATCACGCATGGCAGCAGCGGCCAGTCAGGGCAAGGCCGCGCATTAAGCCCCGAACTGGCGGACCGCTGCGGCCAAATCTTCGGCGGTGAGGCCGGGGCCAAGGCGTTGCGCGGTTTCTCCATGCAGCCAGACGGCAGCGGCGGCGGCCTCAAACGCCGGAACCTTCTGAGCCAGAAAGCCGCCCGCGATACCCGCCAGCACGTCACCCGAACCCGCCGTCGCGAGATACGGCGGCGCATTGGTGTTGACGGCGGCACGGCCATCCGGGGCGGCAATGACCGTGTCTGCGCCTTTGTAGATGATGACGGCATTGGCCCGCGCCGCAGCAGTCAACGCTCTCTCGATCTTGCTCAGGTTCTTGTCCGCTATGAGGTCTGGAAACAGCCGACCGAACTCCCCCTCATGCGGCGTCAGAATGCGCGGTGCGCTGGAGGCGAACAGGTCGAAAAGCTGCTGCGGATCGTCCTTGAACGCGCTGATACCATCGGCATCCAGCACCAGCGCCTTGTCCTTCAACAGCGCGACGAAGCGGTGCGCCTTTTCGAAATCGCCGAAGCCGGGACCGAGGACATAGGTTTCGTGGCGTCTGTCCTCCAGCCACGCCGCCAGCGCATCATCGCCGTCGATGGGCGACACCATGACGGCGGTGAGGGTCGTAGAAAGCACGGGCACGGCATCTAAAGGCGCGGCGACGGTGACGATACCGGCACCAGCCCGGAAACCCGCCATCGCTGCCATGCGCGCAGCACCCGTGGCGTGGGATGGGCCGGAAAATACCGTGAGATGTCCGCGCTTGAACTTGTGCGTATCATCGTCCCCGCGCGGAAAAGCTCCGGTCCAAAGCGCCGGGTGGTTCTCCACGACAGCACCGCTGTGTTGGCTCAAAATGCGCTGGGGAATGCCGATATCGAAGACCTCGACTTCGCCGCAGAGGGAACGACCCGGCATGAGAAGATGACCGGGCTTGCGCGCCATGAAGGTGACAGTGTGCTGCGCCCGAAACGCACTGCTGAGTGCGACGCCCCGACGCCCGCACAAGCCCGAGGGAAGGTCCACGGCAATGACGGGAAGGCCCGCCTCCTCCACGCGAGCAATCACCGCCGAGACCTCTGCCGGAACATCGCGAGACAGGCCAGCACCGAAGATGGCGTCGATCACCACGTCGCCGGGTTGCGGCTGGTAGCGCTCCAGCGGTTCCGTCGGGCCGTTCCACGTTGCGAATGCCTGCTGCGCCGCGCCCTGCAAGCTCCTGATATCCCCGAAGAGATAGAGGGCGACTTCGGCACCGCTTTCGCGCAACGCCCGTGCCGCCACGAAACCATCACCGCCATTGTTGCCGGTGCCGCACAGCACAGCGTAACGCGTCGCCTGCGGGTAATGTCTGAGTGCGCTGGCAGAGACCGCCTGCCCTGCCCGCTCCATCAATGAGGATATGGACATGCCGCTTTTTTCGGCGTCCGCATCGACCCGGGACATGGCGGCGGGATTGAGTAAAGCATGGGCGATGGAGAAGGTCATGGGATCATACCAGCGCAAAACGAAGGAAAAGGCAATCGGCGCATAAATAGGCAAAATGGATTGCGCAAATGATAGGCAATTGAATAACTTATAAGCAAATGTTGATTTCGTATGACTTTTATGTTGCGCTTTTGAAATTGGGTAAAATCGTGGAAAAATCCGGTTTCCAGCCAATAGGAACGGTATATTTGTCCACAGAAACAGAGCAGACGCGTCAAAATTGGCGTGGCCGACAGTTTTTTTGAAGTTTTTTTATTCAAAGCGGCTTCCGATCTGGCACGATACGTGCATTCTTGTGGCAGAGCGGAAAGACCGCTTGAACGGGAGAAGCGGAGAGATATTTTCTCATGAAAAAGATCGAAGCGATCATTAAGCCTTTCAAGCTCGACGAAGTGAAGGAAGCCCTTCAGGAAGTCGGACTTCAGGGAATAACGGTTACAGAAGCCAAGGGCTTTGGTCGTCAAAAAGGCCATACGGAACTCTATCGCGGCGCGGAATATGTCGTCGACTTTTTGCCCAAGGTCAAAGTCGAGGTCGTGCTTGCGGATGAAAACGCGGATGCCGTTATCGAAGCCATTCGCAACGCTGCCCAGACAGGCCGCATCGGCGATGGAAAGATTTTCGTTTCCAACGTGGAAGAGGTCATTCGTATCCGTACGGGTGAGACAGGCGTAGACGCCATATAAAAAGACTGGGCCCGTAAAACAGGGGCTTAACCTTGTCATCATTACACTCAAGGAAAAGTTTAAAATGACGACCGCAAACGATATTCTGAAGCAGATCAAGGACAACGACGTAAAGTTCGTCGACCTGCGCTTTACCGATCCCAAGGGCAAGTTGCAGCACGTGACGATGGACGTCGCCTGCGTGGACGAAGACATGTTCGCTGATGGCGTCATGTTCGACGGCTCCTCCATCGGCGGCTGGAAGGCCATCAACGAGTCCGACATGGTGCTGATGCCCGACACGGGAACAGTTCACATGGACCCGTTCTTCGCGCAGTCCACCATGGTCATCATCTGTGACATTCTCGATCCGGTCTCCGGCGAGTCCTACAACCGCGATCCACGCGGAACGGCCAAGAAGGCCGAAGCCTACCTCAAGGCGTCCGGTATCGGCGACACGATTTTCGTTGGCCCAGAGCCGGAATTCTTCGTGTTTGACGACGTGAAGTACAAGGCAGACCCGTACAACACGGGCTTCAAGCTGGACTCGTCCGAGCTGCCATCCAACGACGACACCGATTACGAAACCGGCAATCTGGGCCACCGTCCACGCGTCAAGGGCGGCTACTTCCCGGTTCCTCCGGTCGATAGCCTTCAGGACATGCGTTCTGAAATGCTGACGGTTCTTGGTGAAATGGGCGTGGTCGTTGAAAAGCACCACCATGAAGTCGCTTCTGCACAGCACGAGCTGGGCGTGAAGTTCGATACGATGGTTTCGAGCGCCGACAAGATGCAGATCTACAAATATGTCGTGCATCAGGTTGCCAACGCTTACGGCAAGACGGCAACCTTTATGCCGAAGCCGATCTATGGCGACAACGGCTCCGGCATGCACGTTCACCAGTCCATCTGGAAGGGCGGCAAGCCGACCTTCGCTGGCGACGAATATGCTGGCCTGTCTGAAACCTGCCTCTACTACATCGGCGGCATCATCAAGCACGCCAAGGCGATCAACGCTTTCACCAACCCGACAACCAACTCCTACAAGCGTCTGGTTCCAGGTTACGAAGCACCGGTTCTCTTGGCCTATTCTGCCCGCAACCGTTCTGCATCCTGCCGCATTCCGTTCGGCTCCAACCCGAAGGCAAAGCGCGTCGAGGTTCGCTTCCCCGACCCGGCCCAGAACCCGTATCTCGGCTTCGCCGCGATGCTGATGGCCGGTCTCGATGGCATCAAGAACAAAATCCATCCCGGCAAGCCAATGGACAAGGATCTCTACGATCTTCCTGCAAAGGAACTCAAGAAGATCCCAACCGTCTGCGCCTCGCTGCGTGAAGCCCTCGACAGCCTCGACAAGGACCGCAAGTTCCTGACGGCTGGCGGCGTGTTCGATGACGACCAGATCGATGCCTTCATCGAACTGAAGATGCACGAAGTCATGCGCTACGAAATGACCCCGCATCCTGTCGAATTCGACATGTACTACTCGGCGTAATGGCCGGGAAAAGGCGCTCCTCGGGGCGCCTTTTTCTTTTGCCGTTAGGTATGGCGGGTGTGGCTCACCCCCCTCTGCCCTGCCGGGCATCTCCCCCACAGGTGGGGAGATCGACTCTTGGCAACCCCTCGACTATCTCTGACGTTGGGATTGGAGCATTGCCAGCGCGCCAAGCTAATCTCCCTCCTTGTGGGGGAGATGTCCGGCAGGACAGAGGGGGGTAAGCCACACCCACCACCATCAATGACCGACAGCCCGTCGACAATAATACGCATACCGGAAAGCCTCCATGACCGCAGCCACCGACACCGCCCCTCGCCTGCGTGACTGGTTGATTTTCCTCGCCGTACCCTTCTTCTTTTCCAGCAACGTCATTTTCGGACGCGGCGTCATTGGTGAGGTCTCACCCTTCGTTACCGCCTTTTTGCGCTGGTTCTTTTCGGTGCTGTTCGTCGCCCCCTTCATCATCCGAGACTGGCGGGCCTGCCTGCGTTTTATCCGTACAAAAACATTGCTGTGGCTTGTGCTGGGCTTCCTCGGCATGGGGATTTGTGGTGGCGTCGTCTATTGGGGCCTCACGCTGACATCGGCGGCCAATGGCACGCTGATCTATACGACATCGTCGCTGTTTATCATTCTGATCCAGCGCATACTCTACGGTCGCGCAATCCGACGGCTGGAGGTTGTCGGCATGGTCATCGCTTTTGCAGGTGTGGCGGCCATCGTGTTGAAAGGTGATGCGTCGCAGCTTCTGCACCTCGATTTCAATCTCGGTGATCTCGCCATTCTCGTCGCATCGATTTCGTTTGCCATCTACTCACTGCTGTTGCGAGATCCTGCTGCGAGAGAGATGGCGTCGCTCAGCCTGTTCGCCGTCATCGCATTGTCTGGCGCGCTGGTGCTGTTGCCACCTGCTGCCATGGAATTAGCCTATGGCGGCATGCTGCCCTCTTCGCTGTCCGCATGGGGCAAAATCGGCGGGATCATTGTTTTTGCGTCGGTGTCCGCGTTTTACTGCTTTACCCACACGGTGCGGGTCTTCGGACCGGCGACGGCAGGCATTACGCTTTATATGATGCCACCCGTGTCAATCGTCATGGCTGTCGCGTTTCTCGGTGAGCGCTTCGAACATTATCATGCGGTTGGTATCGTATTGGTAACAGGCGGCGTAGTGCTGGCGACAGCGCCTTTCGGAAAGCTGAGGTAACAAAATCGTACCTCACAACCGAATATCTTGATATTTTTCATTCGTACCCCAAATGGTATGGGGAAAGGATGTGCATGCCATGAAACAAAGAGACGCAAAATTTACGATTGGCGAGGTTGTTCGTCACAGGGTGTTTCCGTTCCGCGGTGTGGTATTCGACGTAGACCCGGAATATGCGAACACCGAGGAGTGGTGGAACGCAATTCCTGCGGAAATCCGTCCAGAACGTGACCAGCCCTTCTACCATCTGCTGGCAGAAAACGACGACACGGAATATGTCGCCTACGTCTCCGAGCAGAATCTGGTGCACGATGAAAGCGACCAGCCGCTGCGCAACCCCAATCTTTCCCGCATTTTCGACACCACTCCCAATGGTGTGTTGCGGGCGAAATCAGCGATGACTCACTGACCGCCATAACTGAAATCTGAACAACAAAAAACCGGCCTGAAATCTCAGGCCGGTTTTTTTAACGTCGAATATCTTAGTTCGCAGGCTTGGACTTTGCTGCGTCCTGAGCGGCTTCGAGCTTCTTGCGAGCTTCTTCAGCCTTCTTCTGCATGCCTTCCTGAAGGGAACGCTGGCTTTCAGCAAGCTGCGACTGCGTGATTGGCTGGCCGTCATAAGCACCGGTGAAGCCACTGAGAGCGATCTTGATCGGGTTTGGCGCGCGACGGAAGTTGATGGAGGTGAACACGATTTCCGTGCCCTTCTTCATGCTGGCAATCATCGCATCCGTCAAAGGCACTTCAGCCGTGCACTTGTCTGGAAGGCAGACAGCGTAGTCGAGCTTCTGGCCCTTGGCACCATCGATCTGCATCATGACGCCCGGAGGCAGCAGGCGTGCAGTTGGAACAGAAACCTGAAGCAGCTTGCGGTTGACCTTGCCTTCAACGCTGATGAGGCCGACAGCCGTGATCATCTGGCCGTTCTGGGCGAGAACAACGTTCTGCACGACGCAAACATCATTGTCTTCCTGCTTGCTGCAAGTCTTAAACCAGCCAAGCGGAGGCGCACCGGCACCACCTGCAGCAGGAGCAGCCTGCTGAGCCTGCGATACGGCTGGTGCAGACACGGCACCCAGCGAAAGAACGAGAGCAGACAAGCCTGCGCGGGTAAATGTGTTTGCGAATTGCATCATAAGAGTTCCGTCTCCTGAATTTTCTTATGCGAAGCAGAACGGGACGAACTGCTCAACATCATCGGTATCCGTCTGCCCGTTCCACTGTCGTTTAAATGAGGCAAATGCGTGACCCGACGGTTTCGGCAACCCTGTTACATCCCGTTGAGTGCGATATCCAGCACTTCTTTCAACTTTTCTTGAGCGCCGACAGATTTTCCGTGGTCGGATGCCTGCCATAGTTGGGTGTGATACATTCCCGCGGGAATCAATACAAGACGGGCGGCGTTTGGCCAACGTAGCAATGCCGTGATGAGACAGCCCGAATGTGACAGGACAATTACCATGCGAAGCCTTTTGGCGTTCATCCCCGCCCTTCTTTTTTCAGGTCTGGCGATGGCGGAACCACTCCACGGGATTTCGATGCATGGCACGGTAGCCCTGCCCTCCGACTATAAGAACTTTCCCTATGTGAAGCCGGACGTAAAAAAAGGCGGTCGCATTTCCTACGGCGTCGTTGGCACCTTCGATAGCCTCAATCCCTTTGTTCTAAAGGGCATGCGCACCACAGCGCGCGGCGTGTGGGACCCGGAATTCGGCAATCTGCTCTACGAGCCGCTGATGCAGCGGTCCAACGACGAACCCTTCTCGCTCTATGGCCTGCTGGCGGAAACCGCCGAATGGGATGACGACCGCACCTACATCCAGTTCAACATCAATACGAAAGCCAAATGGCAGGACGGCCAGCCTGTTACGCCCGATGATGTGATCTTCACCTTCAATCTTTTGAAGGAAAAAGGCCGCCCGCCCTTCAACAGCCGCCTGAACGGCGTGGCTAAGATGGAGAAGATCGGCGAGCACGGCGTGCGCTTCACCTTCAACGAAAATGCCAATCGCGAAACGCCACTCATTCTGGCGTCTTCGACACCGATCCTGCCGAAGCATGCCATCGATCAGGCGACATTCGAGCAAGGCGGCCTCGGCCCCGTGGTCGGCTCTGGCCCATACCGAATCAAAACGCTGCGCCCAGGAGAGCGTGTGGTTTGGGAGCGTAACCCTGATTACTGGGGCAAGGATGTGCCGTCCAAGGTCGGCTCTGATAATTACGACGAGATCAGCATTCTCTATTTCCTTCAGGTCACGACCATGTTCGAGGCCTTCAAGAAGGGCGATATCGACATCTACCCCGAAGGCGATGCCATCAATGGCTCAGCCGACTCATCACATTGGGGGCAGGCTTACAATTTCCCGGCCGTGCATCGCGGAGACATTGCCCGCGACGTTTTCGAATCGCGCCTGCCATCGGGCATGTTCGGCCTCGTCTTCAACACGCGACGCGCCATCTTTGCCGATGAGAAAGTACGCGAAGGCCTGTCCTATGCTCTCGATTTCGAGTGGATGAACCGCAACATTCTGGGCGGCGCCTTCCAGCGGACGCAAAGCTATTGGCAGAATTCGGCGCTCGGCGCCTTCGGCAACGCGGCGGATGCACGTGAACTTGCACTGCTGGGCGATGCCGCCAAGAAACTTCCGCCTGCACTGCTGGCTGGTACCTATGCCATGCCCGTGACCGATGGTTCCGGTGCCGACCGCAAGGTGCTGAAACTCGCCGTCGATAGGCTGAAGGAAGCCGGTTACACGATCAAAAGCGGCAAGATGTCCGATGCCAAGGACCGCCCGCTCGCCTTCGAAATCATGACACAGAACCCGGCGCAGGAGCGCATTGCGCTGGCCTATCAGCGGTCGCTGCGCCTCATCGGCGTCGATATGGCCATCCGCTCCGTCGATGACGGGCAGTATCAGGCCCGCTCCAACAGTTTCGACTATGACATGATCATCCGCTCGCTGCCGTCCTCGCTGTCGCCGGGGGCCGAACAGCTTAACCGCTGGGGCTCTGATTCGCGCGATGCCAATGGCAGCTTCAACTATACGGGCGTGGCCGATCCCGACGTGGACCGTATGCTGGAGGCGCTTTTGCAGGCGCGCTCGACCGAGGATTTCCAGGCCGCTGTGCGCGCCTATGACCGGCTGCTAACCGCAGGCCACTACATCATTCCGCTCTATTATATCGGTGCGCAGTGGGTGGCGCGGTGGAAATATATCGAGCGACCCGAGGCCACGCCGCTTCTGGGCAACCAGAAAAGCACATGGTGGGATGCACGCGCTCAATGAGGCGCGCAACATGGTTCTCTTGAGGTAACGCCTTGCGCACGCGCGGCAACGCCCCTAGATGAAGCGGATATTTTCGGGTCTGAAAGGGAAGCACCATGCAACGCATTGTTATCGACGTCGTCTCGGACATGGTTTGCCCGTGGTGCTATCTCGGCAAGGCGCGGCTCGATCTGGCGCTGGCCGAAATTCTCGATGAGGTTAGCGTCGATGTGAACTGGCGTCCCTATCGCCTGAACCCGGATTATCCGCCTGAGGGCGTGGACCAGAAGGCCGAGCTTGAAAAGAAGCTGGGCGGCAAGGACAAGGTCGAGCAGGCGCACGAGATGCTAACGCAGCTTGGCAAGGAAGTCGGCATCGCCTTCGATTTCGACGCCATCAAGGTCGGCCCCAATACGCTGGATGCCCACCGCCTGTCACTCTGGGCCCATGCCGAGGGACGCGAATTTCAGGACAAGGTCGTGAACGAACTGTTCCGCGCCAACTTCGAGGAAGGCCTGAACATCGGTGACCACACCGTGCTGGCCGATATCGGTGAAAAGGCCGGGATGAACCGCGAAGTCGTGGAGAAGCTGCTCGCGTCTGACGCGGACAAGGACACGGTCGTTGCGGAAATCGACGCGGCTCAGCAGATGGGTGTTTCGGGCGTTCCCTTCTTCATTCTCGACCAGAAATACGCGGTCAGCGGCGCGCAAAGCAAGGAAGTGCTGATTAATGCACTGCGGGATATTGCCAGAATGAAGCTGGAAGAGCATAGGGCAATGAACTGATCGTCAGCGCCTCCCCGCTGTCGATTTCCGGCCCCTAATATTTTCAGGTGTTTCCGTGTCCGATAGCACGTTGAAGGGCATTCTGCTCGCATTCGCAGCCTTTGCGGCCTACGCCTGGAGTGATGCGAGCGTGAAGCTCATCGAAGGGCAATTGTCGCCCATTCAATCCGCCTTTTTCGGCGCGCTGTTCGGGCTCTGCGCCCTGCCCTTCATCCGCAAGCGCAATGACGACTGGCGCGACATCGTGCGCACCACCAACCGCCCACTGTGGCTGTTGCGCTTCGTGTCATCCGGCCTCGGCGCCATCACCTCGGTCACGGCCTTCACCCATCTGTCGATGGCGGAAGCTTTTGCGCTTATCTTCCTGCTGCCCGCTTTCGTCACCATCATGTCGGTTCTGTTCCTGAAGGAGCAGGTCGGCATCAAGCGTTGGTCCGCCGTCATAATCGGCTTTGCCGGTGTGCTCGTAATCTTGAGGCCCGGTTTTCGCGAGCTGTCGACCGGCCATTTCTCGGCCATTGTCGCGGGTCTCTGCGGCGCGATTTCGATCGTCATCTTCCGCGCCATGGGGCCATCGGAAAAGAACATCTCGCTTTATGGTGCGGGCTTGCTGGGAACATTGGTGATTTGCGGCGTGGCGATGACGTCGTCCTTCACCCCGCCCAATGCCGAGCAATGGATGTTCCTGGCCGGTTATGGCCTCCTCGGCGCTGTCGCTAACGTGCTTGTCATGTACGCGGCGAAATACGCACCCGCCGCCGTTATCGGCCCGACGCAATACAGCCAGATGCTGTGGGCTATCCTGTTCGGTTATCTGGTTTTCGGAGATGCCGTCGATGGCTGGATGCTGGTAGGCATTGCGCTCATCATCGGCTCAGGCCTGATCACACTCATTCGCGAACGGCAGAGGCACGTCGCTCTGCCCACGTCGATTGCGGCGGCAGACCAGAATGTTGCCGTCGCGATGACACCGGAGAGCGATGGGGAAAAGGCGGACTGATCAGCCCACCCTCGGCACCGTCAATTGCAGACACGCACACGATACATATCGCCGTAGCCATCCTGACGCCATGCCAGATGGCAACGGGGATAAGCGGGCTCATAGATGACGGGTGGACCGTAGACGGGCTGACTGTAAACGGGCGTATAGCTATAGGCTGGCGGGCCGTAATAGTTCCGCGCGCCCGCAATCAACGCGCCGCCAACGACGGCCCCAGCGATACCTGCGCCAAATCCGCGTCCGAAATTGTTACGTGCTTCTGCCTGGCTGGTGGTGGCAATTGTGGTGCCCGCAATTGTCAAAGCAACCAGACCAGCGGTGACGAACCTGTTCATGGTGGTCAACATAGTCCTGCTCCTTCGTTCATCGGCTCCCGGCGAAATCATGCCGTGCCGACGAGAACGAGGTTATGCCTGCCAAGCCTACGGCCAGATGTCCGTTTGATTAAATCGCCGTAAGAAACGGCGATCCTTACAGAGTCAGGG from the Agrobacterium vaccinii genome contains:
- a CDS encoding NAD(P)H-hydrate dehydratase, producing MTFSIAHALLNPAAMSRVDADAEKSGMSISSLMERAGQAVSASALRHYPQATRYAVLCGTGNNGGDGFVAARALRESGAEVALYLFGDIRSLQGAAQQAFATWNGPTEPLERYQPQPGDVVIDAIFGAGLSRDVPAEVSAVIARVEEAGLPVIAVDLPSGLCGRRGVALSSAFRAQHTVTFMARKPGHLLMPGRSLCGEVEVFDIGIPQRILSQHSGAVVENHPALWTGAFPRGDDDTHKFKRGHLTVFSGPSHATGAARMAAMAGFRAGAGIVTVAAPLDAVPVLSTTLTAVMVSPIDGDDALAAWLEDRRHETYVLGPGFGDFEKAHRFVALLKDKALVLDADGISAFKDDPQQLFDLFASSAPRILTPHEGEFGRLFPDLIADKNLSKIERALTAAARANAVIIYKGADTVIAAPDGRAAVNTNAPPYLATAGSGDVLAGIAGGFLAQKVPAFEAAAAAVWLHGETAQRLGPGLTAEDLAAAVRQFGA
- a CDS encoding P-II family nitrogen regulator; translation: MKKIEAIIKPFKLDEVKEALQEVGLQGITVTEAKGFGRQKGHTELYRGAEYVVDFLPKVKVEVVLADENADAVIEAIRNAAQTGRIGDGKIFVSNVEEVIRIRTGETGVDAI
- the glnA gene encoding type I glutamate--ammonia ligase, with the translated sequence MTTANDILKQIKDNDVKFVDLRFTDPKGKLQHVTMDVACVDEDMFADGVMFDGSSIGGWKAINESDMVLMPDTGTVHMDPFFAQSTMVIICDILDPVSGESYNRDPRGTAKKAEAYLKASGIGDTIFVGPEPEFFVFDDVKYKADPYNTGFKLDSSELPSNDDTDYETGNLGHRPRVKGGYFPVPPVDSLQDMRSEMLTVLGEMGVVVEKHHHEVASAQHELGVKFDTMVSSADKMQIYKYVVHQVANAYGKTATFMPKPIYGDNGSGMHVHQSIWKGGKPTFAGDEYAGLSETCLYYIGGIIKHAKAINAFTNPTTNSYKRLVPGYEAPVLLAYSARNRSASCRIPFGSNPKAKRVEVRFPDPAQNPYLGFAAMLMAGLDGIKNKIHPGKPMDKDLYDLPAKELKKIPTVCASLREALDSLDKDRKFLTAGGVFDDDQIDAFIELKMHEVMRYEMTPHPVEFDMYYSA
- a CDS encoding DMT family transporter, with the protein product MTAATDTAPRLRDWLIFLAVPFFFSSNVIFGRGVIGEVSPFVTAFLRWFFSVLFVAPFIIRDWRACLRFIRTKTLLWLVLGFLGMGICGGVVYWGLTLTSAANGTLIYTTSSLFIILIQRILYGRAIRRLEVVGMVIAFAGVAAIVLKGDASQLLHLDFNLGDLAILVASISFAIYSLLLRDPAAREMASLSLFAVIALSGALVLLPPAAMELAYGGMLPSSLSAWGKIGGIIVFASVSAFYCFTHTVRVFGPATAGITLYMMPPVSIVMAVAFLGERFEHYHAVGIVLVTGGVVLATAPFGKLR
- the hspQ gene encoding heat shock protein HspQ, yielding MKQRDAKFTIGEVVRHRVFPFRGVVFDVDPEYANTEEWWNAIPAEIRPERDQPFYHLLAENDDTEYVAYVSEQNLVHDESDQPLRNPNLSRIFDTTPNGVLRAKSAMTH
- a CDS encoding invasion associated locus B family protein, encoding MMQFANTFTRAGLSALVLSLGAVSAPAVSQAQQAAPAAGGAGAPPLGWFKTCSKQEDNDVCVVQNVVLAQNGQMITAVGLISVEGKVNRKLLQVSVPTARLLPPGVMMQIDGAKGQKLDYAVCLPDKCTAEVPLTDAMIASMKKGTEIVFTSINFRRAPNPIKIALSGFTGAYDGQPITQSQLAESQRSLQEGMQKKAEEARKKLEAAQDAAKSKPAN
- a CDS encoding extracellular solute-binding protein, with the protein product MRSLLAFIPALLFSGLAMAEPLHGISMHGTVALPSDYKNFPYVKPDVKKGGRISYGVVGTFDSLNPFVLKGMRTTARGVWDPEFGNLLYEPLMQRSNDEPFSLYGLLAETAEWDDDRTYIQFNINTKAKWQDGQPVTPDDVIFTFNLLKEKGRPPFNSRLNGVAKMEKIGEHGVRFTFNENANRETPLILASSTPILPKHAIDQATFEQGGLGPVVGSGPYRIKTLRPGERVVWERNPDYWGKDVPSKVGSDNYDEISILYFLQVTTMFEAFKKGDIDIYPEGDAINGSADSSHWGQAYNFPAVHRGDIARDVFESRLPSGMFGLVFNTRRAIFADEKVREGLSYALDFEWMNRNILGGAFQRTQSYWQNSALGAFGNAADARELALLGDAAKKLPPALLAGTYAMPVTDGSGADRKVLKLAVDRLKEAGYTIKSGKMSDAKDRPLAFEIMTQNPAQERIALAYQRSLRLIGVDMAIRSVDDGQYQARSNSFDYDMIIRSLPSSLSPGAEQLNRWGSDSRDANGSFNYTGVADPDVDRMLEALLQARSTEDFQAAVRAYDRLLTAGHYIIPLYYIGAQWVARWKYIERPEATPLLGNQKSTWWDARAQ
- a CDS encoding DsbA family oxidoreductase; this translates as MQRIVIDVVSDMVCPWCYLGKARLDLALAEILDEVSVDVNWRPYRLNPDYPPEGVDQKAELEKKLGGKDKVEQAHEMLTQLGKEVGIAFDFDAIKVGPNTLDAHRLSLWAHAEGREFQDKVVNELFRANFEEGLNIGDHTVLADIGEKAGMNREVVEKLLASDADKDTVVAEIDAAQQMGVSGVPFFILDQKYAVSGAQSKEVLINALRDIARMKLEEHRAMN
- a CDS encoding DMT family transporter gives rise to the protein MSDSTLKGILLAFAAFAAYAWSDASVKLIEGQLSPIQSAFFGALFGLCALPFIRKRNDDWRDIVRTTNRPLWLLRFVSSGLGAITSVTAFTHLSMAEAFALIFLLPAFVTIMSVLFLKEQVGIKRWSAVIIGFAGVLVILRPGFRELSTGHFSAIVAGLCGAISIVIFRAMGPSEKNISLYGAGLLGTLVICGVAMTSSFTPPNAEQWMFLAGYGLLGAVANVLVMYAAKYAPAAVIGPTQYSQMLWAILFGYLVFGDAVDGWMLVGIALIIGSGLITLIRERQRHVALPTSIAAADQNVAVAMTPESDGEKAD